A portion of the Uranotaenia lowii strain MFRU-FL unplaced genomic scaffold, ASM2978415v1 HiC_scaffold_242, whole genome shotgun sequence genome contains these proteins:
- the LOC129759682 gene encoding uncharacterized protein LOC129759682 — MDFERRSIVNGALLKRQSGQPVSIHLFVERAEKDGRSFTGKSTDGLPIQVMLSEPLSSLLHGWVEVIGMAGSNDSVRCKEIITYQGTEGEEDFDVNGHNMLCTFLANCRDIYRMG; from the exons atggattttgaacGACGTTCAATTGTAAACGGTGCTCTGCTGAAACGCCAGTCGGGTCAACCGGTCAGTATTCACCTTTTTGTGGAAAGGGCAGAAAAGGACGGGCGCAGTTTTACCGGCAAATCCACCGACGGACTCCCCATCCAGGTTATGCTGAGTGAACCGCTGTCCAGTTTGCTGCATGGTTGGGTCGAGGTCATCGGAATGGCGGGGTCCAATGATAGCGTCCGTTGCAAAGAG ATCATCACATATCAAGGCACTGAAGGAGAAGAAGACTTCGATGTGAATGGTCACAACATGCTATGCACATTCCTCGCCAACTGTCGTGATATCTATCGCATGGGATAG
- the LOC129759680 gene encoding uncharacterized protein LOC129759680 — MIVGELFQSAKQSAKTAFFFALSCIILPVLIISFSIVSITRKIWIAFLSNRYPYLKFARTNNIRSLVDTSRNPGVFHVLLQVEGLCDIHAIKAKFIDHVLSRRDQLGRLFFARLKFPLISCWGQYAFVKQTKDFNIDNHIILAPALHRGRPLTESNLQDFVSDIISKYMPSDIPPWQVFCIPMASGTSASSGSAECDSTVPYYYLLYRVHHLLLEEQRNLRISDLLLIDLRSTCAESANNISECGSIFTNLMERPVHLPKIWNDLNALISNKWNEFVYQHDPLESPDLEKKHIAGIQQLMSVTLIGIVSVVSDFYRGFSKVSGNPLRKIDFLKSLIDREICRRNLNLGTIWTAIISSLDPINVIKEWIFLLWKIGATLTLMVPWYIFREFEAIRIYVLMKKYKRNTVIGFLMEYIPVCLKGVSEFGKGIQLLYTAPKLIHEELFEHKPDTDHYLQNVSLCGRKVVSWSERIEATEFRINYNEGMPPKRTGSIHLRQCNKTCTEIEILLGIISRSIGTLCRNGDGKLPRNVLLSGRCMLDDYLLGTTDYKTGNSGFISLTLPLDVSDKRQLIKQIRLSIEKIRRQQVMVNFLTIVQLKHDLMTNALPVVISKLLMNYLSRRFAITVTEVIENQANAGARKNLLGHTIRDIVYFRPPQSNTSVSLTVQRFNNEIRIACIADSQISPKHLALTNGFRRYLHDFKKLTTGVSTINE; from the exons ATGATCGTGGGAGAGCTGTTTCAATCAGCAAAACAGTCTGCTAAGACAGCATTCTTTTTTGCTTTGTCTTGTATTATCTTGCCAGTTTTAATCATCAGCTTCTCGA TTGTATCGATTACACGAAAAATATGGATAGCGTTTCTGTCCAACCGGTATCCGTACTTGAAGTTTGCCAGAACGAACAACATCCGTAGCTTAGTGGATACTTCTAGAAACCCCGGGGTGTTCCATGTATTGCTTCAAGTGGAAG ggtTATGCGATATTCATGCAATAAAGGCGAAATTCATTGATCACGTCTTAAGCCGGCGTGATCAACTAGGCCGTCTATTTTTCGCTCGTTTGAAATTTCCGTTGATATCCTGCTGGGGTCAATATGCATTTGTTAAGCAAACTAA GGACTTCAACATCGACAATCACATAATATTGGCTCCAGCTTTACATCGTGGACGACCTCTGACAGAGTCCAATCTTCAAGATTTTGTCAGCGATATTATTTCTAAATATATGCCATCGGACATTCCACCATGGCAGGTGTTTTGCATCCCAATGGCTAGTGGAACTTCAGCGTCAAGTGGATCAGCCGAGTGCGATAGTACAGTTCCGTATTACTATTTGCTTTATAGGGTCCACCATTTGCTGCTAGAAGAACAGCGCAATCTAAGAATTTCAGATTTACTTCTAATCGACTTGAGATCCACATGTGCAGAAAGCGCAAACAACATTTCAGAATGCGGGTCTATTTTCACAAATCTCATGGAACGACCAGTTCATTTGCCCAAAATTTGGAATGATTTGAATGCCCTCATCAGCAATAAATGGAACGAATTTGTGTACCAACACGATCCTCTGGAATCGCCAGATTTAGAGAAGAAACACATAGCGGGCATTCAACAATTAATGTCGGTGACTTTGATAGGAATCGTGTCAGTGGTGTCTGATTTTTACAGAGGTTTCTCGAAGGTATCGGGAAATCCACTGAGAAAGATCGACTTTCTGAAATCACTGATCGACCGTGAAATTTGTCGTCGCAATTTGAATTTGGGAACTATTTGGACTGCCATTATCAGTTCACTGGATCCTATCAATGTAATCAAAGAGTGGATATTTCTGCTCTGGAAGATCGGAGCGACCCTTACGTTAATGGTTCCTTGGTACATATTCCGCGAATTTGAAGCTATTCGTATCTATGTACTTATGAAGAAATACAAACGCAATACTGTTATTGGTTTTCTGATGGAATACATTCCGGTGTGCTTGAAAGGCGTATCAGAATTTGGGAAGGGAATACAACTATTGTACACCGCCCCTAAATTGATCCACGAAGAGCTTTTTGAGCACAAGCCAGATACTGATCACTATTTGCAGAATGTTTCGCTCTGTGGACGAAAAGTTGTCTCTTGGTCGGAACGTATTGAGGCAACCGAGTTCAGAATTAACTATAATGAAGGGATGCCACCTAAAAGAACAG gaTCTATTCATCTCAGACAGTGCAACAAAACCTGTactgaaattgaaattcttttGGGCATAATTTCCCGATCTATCGGGACGCTATGTCGCAACGGAGACGGGAAGTTGCCACGAAATGTACTTCTGAGTGGCCGTTGTATGCTGGATGATTACCTGCTCGGGACAACTGATTACAAAACTGGGAATAGTGGTTTCATTTCGCTAACTTTACCACTCGATGTGAGTGATAAGCGACAGCTTATAAAACAAATACGACTATCGATTGAGAAAATTCGACGCCAACAAGTgatggttaattttttaaccATTGTGCAATTGAAACACGATTTGATGACTAACGCGCTGCCAGTGGTGATTTCCAAACTACTGATGAATTATCTTTCTCGACGGTTTGCCATCACGGTCACGGAAGTAATAGAAAATCAAGCAAACGCTGGGGCTCGGAAAAATCTTCTAGGACATACTATTCGAGATATTGTTTACTTCAGACCTCCCCAATCAAATACTAGTGTTTCTTTAACGGTGCAAAGATTTAATAATGAAATACGAATTGCGTGTATAGCAGATTCTCAAATAAGTCCAAAGCATCTTGCTTTAACGAATGGGTTTCGAAGATATCTACATGATTTTAAGAAGTTGACAACTGGTGTTTCGACGATAAATGAGTAA
- the LOC129759679 gene encoding nonsense-mediated mRNA decay factor SMG8, with product MNPVHSFVFPDVPSDLSKILFREDKQMVVVGIIGKSTTRECNKLTGFKLLNVHPALTDSEGSEGRIKLYFEKDGDTLYLHFETTFDQHVMACLLEKAIQTEQNDNFINFNSSIRTRFARMLLFAIQVCHIIVLVEPTSVFDTSYLSIFKSLKIIREKYVLKFLPKMLKYSNVANYMGKEARLCSPRFIFLFEGTSGISLEEVEKLDKLERFVEEDIYRMLRNEFIITNNSAMSLFSIPRNKKFVFFTSDNSAKSDPIADSIDMLMKYLHKAANSNPVQSEKDEEDLISRLRPYNGYGVSAWSVGTSQRDNKKERGILAMLKEHVTEALEHGFDDSVSKYRGRSHFVIPGVKTWYEGFKLLHKIFIENPDNMNYETNDADYKAYLENFHKIIDIDERFYSEICDHGLELAMVNYKDMLPHHYSGTYHEKKYNQARELLMRYARGPEVERHELKLKEYCDSIWFNGKQQCEFPSLRGNPCALGKHKANDPMDHSSGVIFVSACNCGRTQGHREDPYTIRQANYEFYQLISKSCSNCNVLERVKFPVFEPSSNDFRAAEFINKNLSNLMSFENSNKTPDTGTHAPMTNEHSPHLSGSQKSQDSASNLTFSMDDNQEEVKNEKNYGSQNETVEPLEEDEFNEIVIKVGEYSEDVERDKTIARQPSTTEYLPGMLHAASPVGLLPQFPSWSLVCLGPSSIYTHNSGIPEHIQSGFLSGANFLLPWDVSVRLEHARSWAASYEKIRNRKKSNTQSKTAESSNTFTLKIFVGIEYECLRGHRFIMSGPDTVLRGGSGIVRDSGSKVVFNDMPIYFPCPCRNSNVAQLMRVHIVTPKAPVNVIMEPKVKTSQNNMQNSLIFTTGLTDPIKLSQSAYWILRLPFIYEGDNGPLLPPLDLNSASASMHGVLLAGMFGIRESELSEELL from the exons ATGAATCCAGTTCACAGTTTTGTGTTTCCAGATGTTCCTAGCGATTTGAG CAAAATTCTGTTCCGAGAAGATAAACAGATGGTAGTTGTTGGCATTATCGGAAAATCTACTACTCGAGAATGCAACAAATTGACCGGTTTTAAACTGCTCAATGTTCATCCTGCTCTAACGGACTCGGAAGGCTCTGAG gGGCGgattaaactttacttcgaaaAAGATGGAGATACTCTatacttgcattttgaaacAACTTTCGATCAGCACGTTATGGCTTGTCTATTGGAAAAAGCTATCCAAACTgaacaaaatgataattttataaacTTCAATAGTAGCATAAGAACACGATTCGCCCGAATGTTACTTTTTGCAATTCAGGTATGCCATATAATAGTGCTGGTGGAACCAACTTCCGTTTTCGATACCAGCTActtgtcaattttcaaatctttgaaaattattcGTGAAAAATATGTGCTCAAATTTCTGCCAAAAATGCTGAAATACTCAAATGTAGCGAACTACATGGGCAAAGAAGCACGTTTATGCAGTCCGAGATTCATTTTTCTGTTCGAAGGCACAAGTGGTATAAGCCTCgaagaagttgaaaaattggaCAAACTAGAACGCTTTGTTGAGGAAGATATTTACAGAATGTTGCGCAACGAGTTTATAATCACCAACAACAGTGCTATGTCACTATTTTCTATTCCGCGaaataagaaatttgttttctttaccAGCGACAATTCCGCGAAATCGGATCCTATTGCAGACTCAATCGACATGTTGATGAAATATTTGCACAAAGCTGCCAATAGCAATCCTGTCCAGAGTGAGAAGGATGAAGAAGATCTCATTAGCCGTTTGAGACCTTACAATGGATACGGCGTTTCGGCTTGGAGTGTTGGAACGAGTCAACGAGACAACAAAAAGGAGAGGGGCATTCTGGCTATGTTGAAGGAACACGTGACAGAAGCTTTGGAGCATGGGTTCGATGATAGTGTCTCTAAATACAGGGGAAGAAGCCATTTTGTG attCCAGGAGTAAAAACATGGTATGAAGGATTCAAACTattacacaaaattttcattgagaATCCTGATAACATGAACTATGAAACAAATGATGCTGATTAT aAAGCATACTTGGAAAATTTCCATAAGATAATAGACATCGACGAACgattttattctgaaatttgcGATCATGGACTTGAGCTTGCCATGGTGAATTATAAGGACATGCTACCGCATCATTATAGTGGCACCTATCACGAGAAAAAATACAATCAAGCCCGGGAGCTTCTTATGCGCTATGCACGAGGTCCAGAAGTTGAAAGAcatgaactgaaactgaaagaATACTGtgattcaatttggtttaacgGAAAACAACAATGCGAATTTCCCAGTCTAAGAGGTAATCCCTGTGCATTAGGTAAACACAAGGCAAACGACCCTATGGATCACTCTAGTGGAGTTATCTTTGTGTCCGCTTGCAATTGCGGTAGAACACAAGGTCATCGTGAAGATCCTTACACCATAAGGCAAGCTAACTATGAATTTTATCAACTAATTTCCAAAAGCTGCAGTAATTGTAATGTTCTGGAAAGGGTCAAATTTCCAGTATTTGAACCATCAAGTAATGATTTTCGTGCAGCCgaatttatcaacaaaaatctCTCCAATCTCATGtcattcgaaaattcaaacaagacgCCGGATACCGGCACTCACGCACCCATGACAAACGAGCACTCGCCTCATTTATCTGGCAGTCAGAAAAGCCAAGATTCTGCTTCAAATCTCACTTTCAGTATGGATGACAACCAAGAAGaagtgaaaaatgagaaaaactaTGGGAGCCAGAACGAGACGGTAGAGCCTCTGGAGGAAGATGAATTTAACGAAATTGTTATCAAAGTTGGAGAATACAGTGAAGACGTCGAACGGGATAAGACAATCGCACGACAACCCTCCACAACTGAATATCTTCCAGGGATGCTACATGCTGCTAGTCCAGTAGGTTTACTTCCACAGTTTCCGTCTTGGTCTCTGGTTTGTTTAGGACCAAGCTCAATTTACACGCATAACAGTGGGATTCCTGAGCATATTCAAAGCGGATTTTTATCTGGTGCCAATTTTCTTCTGCCCTGGGATGTTAGTGTCAGATTAGAACACGCCCGATCCTGGGCTGCTTCATACGAAAAGATTCGAAACAGAAAGAAAAGTAATACTCAATCGAAAACTGCTGAATCTAGCAATACTTTTaccttaaaaatatttgttggcATAGAATACGAGTGCCTCCGAGGGCACCGTTTTATCATGAGTGGCCCAGATACAGTTCTGCGTggtggatctggaatcgtgagAGATAGTGGAAGTAAGGTGGTGTTCAACGATATGCCCATCTATTTCCCTTGTCCCTGCCGTAATTCCAACGTTGCTCAGCTTATGCGAGTACACATAGTTACTCCAAAAGCTCCGGTGAATGTGATCATGGAACCTAAAGTTAAGACATCTCAAAACAACATGCAGAATAGTTTAATTTTCACGACCGGCTTGACCGATCCAATCAAACTGAGTCAAAGTGCCTACTGGATACTGCGTTTGCCCTTTATATATGAAGGTGATAATGGACCGTTGCTTCCACCGTTGGATTTGAACTCAGCTAGCGCATCTATGCACGGTGTTCTTCTTGCTGGGATGTTCGGAATCCGAGAAAGTGAATTAAGTGAAgaattgttataa
- the LOC129759681 gene encoding replication termination factor 2, whose amino-acid sequence MGCDGGTIPRRDELVRLKKKPEQKDKNSERQFRWKHCTLTQERLRQPIVMCGLGRLYSKENVIEHMLENKMPDSCSHIKTLKDIKNLNLTANPAYMANQDDKSAQFICALIGLEMSGQFRFVGLWNCGCVFSERALKEIKDKVCSVCQTPFTEQDVVVLNGSEEDVDQMRVRMEARTARLKAEKKAKSDKKAVSKTATSEAGKPESCPGKDEQQPGPSQPANVSNSKPGISSAAKSIVPNKRALISDVIGEDPTFKKSKKDYSVAKDPKASSVYKSIFTSHDSEKDQKRAHWVTYNPFYN is encoded by the exons ATGGGATGTGATGGCGGAACTATTCCTCGGCGTGACGAACTGGTTCGCTTGAAGAAAAAACCTGAACAG AAAGATAAAAACTCTGAGAGGCAATTCCGATGGAAGCATTGTACTCTTACCCAGGAAAGGCTCCGGCAGCCAATAGTTATGTGTGGCCTGGGGCGTCTGTACTCCAAGGAAAACGTAATCGAGCATATGCTAGAAAACAAAATGCCTGATTCTTGTAGTCACATCAAAACTCTCAAGGACATTAAAAATCTAAACCTTACTGCGAACCCAGCCTACATGGCGAATCAAGACGACAAGAGCGCTCAGTTCATTTGTGCATTGATTGGCCTGGAAATGAGTGGCCAGTTTCGATTTGTTGGTCTCTGGAACTGTGGATGTGTATTTTCGGAACGGGCTCTGAAGGAAATTAAAGACAAAGTTTGCTCGGTG TGTCAAACACCATTTACGGAACAGGATGTTGTTGTTCTTAATGGCTCAGAAGAAGATGTTGATCAAATGCGTGTACGCATGGAGGCGCGTACAGCTCGATTGAAGGCAGAAAAGAAAgctaaatctgataaaaaagcaGTATCCAAAACAGCTACATCCGAAGCCGGAAAACCAGAATCGTGTCCCGGAAAAGATGAACAGCAGCCGGGTCCTTCTCAGCCGGCAAATGTGTCAAACAGCAAGCCAGGAATCTCGTCCGCTGCAAAATCAATAGTACCCAATAAACGGGCCTTGATAAGCGATGTCATAGGAGAAGATCCGACattcaaaaaatccaaaaaggatTACAGTGTAGCAAAGGATCCCAAAGCCAGTTCAGtgtacaaatctatttttacGAGCCATGATAGCGAAAAAGATCAGAAAAGAGCTCATTGGGTTACGTATAATCCGTTTTATAATTAA
- the LOC129759678 gene encoding uncharacterized protein LOC129759678: MATGASQVPSWMSDQVFPTLSRDRPLSSEPRFLRIKPTDGSSLKDVSPFLLTRTIESCAGKMLQAWMNNRVGEFCVQVQNRTCENKLLKLTRVDTGSSSIPVQVKSYDNLNQSKIVISCQQLIDSDEEEILQELKDQNVVAVYRIKRKEKENLVNTPALVLTVDSKCPPEYIKLGWMKCRTRKYYPRPTRCFTCLQFGHISAECKADKICQNCAGPFHEKCNQPAKCACCQEDHPTLSNECSKMKEEQLIVKVKIDRNISFLEARRITKEQQKQPETYATATKNNDNSNYLMLLKRMERLEHIVSEQSRLLEEKDRIIEDQKTTIKNLKEELQKLNTPTTTRSPTDDASSINMKRKAISTTSDEKQNLLKNKKITSQEELVYIPETATSGESVSDDTAEMSEDFLSEDDPFENDLFKESPPKGNEVAVHQKAYRTLESDGPLGSTNST; this comes from the coding sequence ATGGCTACGGGCGCCTCGCAGGTGCCATCCTGGATGTCCGATCAAGTATTTCCTACGCTGTCCCGTGACCGGCCTCTATCTTCAGAACCTAGGTTTCTAAGGATCAAACCTACCGATGGATCTTCGCTGAAAGACGTGTCGCCTTTTCTTCTTACTAGAACGATTGAATCATGTGCTGGAAAAATGTTGCAAGCATGGATGAATAACCGTGTTGGAGAATTTTGTGTTCAAGTACAAAATAGAACATGtgagaacaaacttttgaagCTGACACGGGTGGATACTGGATCATCCAGCATTCCAGTTCAAGTCAAATCGTACGATAACCTGAATCAGTCCAAAATCGTAATTTCATGTCAACAACTGATCGACTCAGATGAAGAGGAAATTCTTCAAGAATTGAAGGATCAAAATGTGGTTGCGGTTTATCGGATAAAGAGGAAGGAGAAAGAAAACCTTGTGAACACTCCTGCTTTAGTTCTAACAGTAGACTCTAAATGTCCCCCAGAGTATATAAAGCTAGGATGGATGAAATGTAGAACGAGAAAATATTATCCCAGACCTACAAGATGTTTTACGTGTCTCCAATTCGGTCACATCTCTGCTGAATGTAAAGCCGACAAGATTTGCCAGAACTGTGCTGGACCGTTTCACGAAAAATGTAATCAACCTGCGAAATGTGCTTGCTGTCAAGAAGATCACCCAACGCTAAGCAACGAGTGctcaaaaatgaaagaagaacAACTAATCGTTAAAGTAAAAATTGATCGAAACATATCGTTCTTGGAAGCGCGTCGAATTACGAAAGAACAGCAGAAGCAACCTGAAACATATGCTACAGCTACTAAAAATAATGACAACTCCAACTATCTTATGTTGCTCAAACGAATGGAAAGATTAGAGCATATTGTATCGGAACAGTCACGACTGCTGGAAGAAAAGGACAGAATAATAGAAGATCAGAAAACTACTATAAAGAATTTGAAAGAAGAACTCCAAAAATTGAACACACCTACAACGACCAGAAGTCCAACTGATGATGCTTCATCGATCAACATGAAACGGAAAGCTATCTCAACAACATCGGATGAAAAACAGAACTTGTTAAAGAAcaagaaaattacatcacaagAAGAACTTGTCTACATCCCTGAAACCGCTACATCCGGGGAGAGTGTATCTGACGATACTGCAGAGATGTCCGAAGATTTCCTGAGCGAAGATGACCCGTTCGAGAATGATTTATTTAAGGAATCACCACCCAAAGGCAACGAAGTAGCTGTGCATCAAAAGGCCTACCGAACATTGGAATCCGACGGACCGCTGGGGTCTACAAATTCGACGTAA